The Carassius gibelio isolate Cgi1373 ecotype wild population from Czech Republic chromosome B22, carGib1.2-hapl.c, whole genome shotgun sequence genome window below encodes:
- the LOC127988037 gene encoding CD48 antigen-like encodes MEGDSVTLKTNVTELNGDEDITWKYGAEKYLIVKISDEKQTFSTLDVHDERFRDRVKLDNETLSLTITNITTQHAGVYEQQIRGAKLSTKTFSVSVYPHMPVPTITRDCSCSSSSSSCSLLCSVVNVSHVTLSWYKGNSLLSSISVSDLSISLSLPLEVEYQEKNSYSCVINNPIRNQTTHLNITQLCHTSSASDANFNLQQDFLMVLISAPAGSLLIVAAVGIFCISRKQRKTDQEGKSFLNDKYVLFKSKCVNAVKNNLALNPQLHTLMLVVQKKI; translated from the exons atggagggagattctgtcactttaAAAACTAATGTTACTGAATTAAATGGAGATGAAGACATAACATGGAAATATGGAGCTGAAAAGTATCTCATAGTTAAAATCAGTGATGAGAAACAAACGTTTTCAACATTAGATGTTcatgatgagagattcagagacagagtGAAGCTGGATAATGAAACTTTATccctgaccatcacaaacatcacaactcaacacgcTGGAGTCTATGAACAACAGATAAGGGGAGCAAAACTGTCaacaaaaacattcagtgtttctgtttaTC CTCATATGCCTGTTCCTACCATAACCAGAGACTGTTcttgttcatcatcatcatcatcttgttCATtgctgtgttcagtggtgaatgtgagtcatgtgactctctcctggtacaaaggaaacagtttattgtccagcatcagtgtgtctgatctcagcatcagtctctctctacctctggaggtggaatatcaggagaaaaacagctacagctgtgtgatcaacaatcccatcagaaaccagaccacacatctgaatatcactcaactctgtcacaCATCTTCAG CATCGGATGCAAACTTTAATTTACAACAAGACTTTCTAATGGTGCTGATTTCTGCTCctgctggatctctgttgattGTAGCTGCAGTTGGGATCTTTTGCATCAGCAGGAAACAAAGAAAAACTGATCAAGAAGGCAAGAGTTTCCTAAATGacaaatatgttttgtttaaaagcaaatgtgttaatgctgtcaaaaataatctGGCATTAAATCCTCAATTGCATACATTAATGCTTGTTGTACAGAAAAAAATctag